In a genomic window of Armatimonas rosea:
- a CDS encoding NUDIX domain-containing protein yields MSFPTVSWRHERATFVPRPSQGAPAHAALVFPFYGDKLVLAEIPGRGWCIPSGRLEPGETPEQAAEREAFEEAGVTVGRLVCLGHFVLTDTETGSIRHAPTFIADVQGLADLPDGSESTGRLLANLEDISGLYYAWDELLAAVFEEAAEARESLLSPGLTLAEFTRTDD; encoded by the coding sequence ATGAGCTTTCCCACCGTTTCCTGGCGCCACGAGCGCGCGACCTTTGTCCCCCGGCCGTCGCAGGGGGCACCGGCCCACGCGGCGCTAGTCTTTCCGTTCTACGGCGACAAGCTGGTGCTGGCGGAGATTCCCGGGCGCGGCTGGTGCATCCCCAGCGGACGGCTAGAGCCCGGCGAGACCCCGGAGCAGGCGGCGGAGCGTGAGGCGTTTGAGGAGGCCGGGGTCACGGTCGGGCGGCTGGTCTGCCTGGGACACTTTGTCCTCACCGACACGGAGACCGGCTCCATCCGCCACGCCCCGACCTTTATCGCCGATGTGCAGGGCCTCGCCGACCTCCCCGACGGCAGCGAGTCCACGGGGCGGCTCCTGGCGAACCTGGAGGACATCTCGGGCCTCTACTACGCCTGGGACGAGCTCCTCGCCGCGGTCTTTGAAGAGGCCGCGGAGGCGCGGGAGAGCCTGCTCTCGCCGGGGCTGACCCTGGCAGAGTTCACTCGCACCGACGACTAA
- a CDS encoding phytanoyl-CoA dioxygenase family protein produces the protein MNEQEKYFFDLWGFIVVKQALTPEHVAALNALVDTKLVEESATEKTSHRFGRVLEWGTETRETIANPRIVPYLHDLIGPRPRLDHDYLDVILKPGLGPIGATLHGGGTPFDAGQFYRFSEGRMHNGLTVVAYALKDCRPGDGGFACIPGSHKSNYRTPQEWVNMADGLAEVVRPVPCEAGDAVIFTEALTHGTLPWNSDNQRRTLFLKYTAPQLAWGVPSYDPHAHPDLPDDARRMLEGPNARYRGRKGGVE, from the coding sequence ATGAACGAGCAAGAGAAGTATTTCTTCGATCTATGGGGATTTATTGTCGTCAAACAGGCACTGACGCCCGAGCACGTCGCAGCCCTCAATGCCCTGGTGGACACCAAGCTGGTCGAGGAGAGCGCTACCGAGAAGACAAGCCATCGGTTTGGTCGGGTGCTGGAGTGGGGGACGGAGACACGCGAGACCATCGCCAACCCGCGCATCGTGCCCTATCTCCATGATCTCATCGGCCCTCGTCCGCGCCTGGACCACGACTATCTCGATGTGATCCTCAAGCCCGGCCTTGGCCCAATTGGCGCGACCCTCCACGGCGGCGGAACCCCCTTCGATGCCGGCCAGTTCTATCGGTTCTCGGAGGGGCGGATGCACAATGGCCTGACCGTGGTCGCCTACGCGCTCAAGGACTGCCGGCCTGGCGACGGTGGCTTTGCGTGCATTCCGGGGAGCCACAAGTCCAACTACAGGACGCCGCAGGAGTGGGTCAACATGGCAGACGGTCTCGCGGAGGTGGTCCGCCCCGTGCCCTGTGAGGCGGGCGATGCCGTGATCTTCACCGAGGCACTGACCCACGGGACACTTCCCTGGAACAGCGATAACCAGCGCCGGACCCTCTTTCTCAAGTACACCGCCCCGCAGCTCGCCTGGGGTGTCCCCAGCTACGACCCCCATGCCCACCCCGACCTCCCCGACGACGCCCGCCGGATGCTCGAAGGCCCCAACGCCCGCTACCGTGGCCGCAAGGGTGGGGTAGAGTAG
- a CDS encoding MBL fold metallo-hydrolase, whose amino-acid sequence MIKPVLQDDAFLADVEAATKSQPDTLHVWWLGQSGYLVAYNGTRLLLDPYLSDSLTEKYAATDKPHTRMTERVVAPERLTGITAVTSSHNHTDHLDAQTLLPLFASNPSTRLVVPAENLPFATNRLGESAPVVGLAIGTSTTVGDIRLTAVPAAHEELLPCYAGFIVQLGPWTLYHSGDTIPYDGMEALLRPYKVDIAFLPINGRLPERRVSGNLWGDEAARLAKAIGAKCAIPGHYELFAFNTESPERFIQTSEAIGQPYTVLRAGERESFAAP is encoded by the coding sequence ATGATTAAGCCCGTCCTGCAAGACGATGCCTTTCTCGCGGATGTCGAGGCGGCAACCAAGAGCCAGCCAGACACTCTCCATGTCTGGTGGCTTGGGCAGAGCGGCTACCTGGTCGCCTACAACGGCACGCGCCTCCTGCTCGATCCCTACCTCTCGGACTCTCTCACCGAGAAGTACGCCGCGACGGACAAGCCCCACACGCGCATGACAGAGCGCGTGGTCGCGCCAGAGCGCCTGACGGGAATCACCGCCGTTACCAGTAGCCACAACCACACCGACCACTTGGATGCGCAGACTCTCCTGCCGCTCTTTGCCAGCAACCCGAGCACGCGGCTCGTTGTCCCCGCCGAGAATCTCCCGTTTGCCACGAATCGCCTCGGCGAGAGCGCTCCCGTGGTCGGGCTGGCGATTGGTACGAGCACGACCGTCGGCGATATCCGCCTCACCGCCGTCCCTGCCGCACACGAAGAGCTCCTCCCCTGCTATGCGGGCTTTATCGTCCAGCTTGGTCCCTGGACTCTCTACCACAGCGGCGACACGATTCCCTACGATGGCATGGAGGCGCTTCTGCGGCCCTACAAGGTCGATATTGCTTTTCTCCCGATCAATGGCCGCCTCCCCGAGCGCCGCGTCTCCGGCAACCTCTGGGGCGACGAGGCGGCGCGGCTCGCTAAGGCAATCGGGGCCAAGTGCGCGATCCCCGGCCACTACGAGCTCTTCGCCTTCAACACCGAGTCACCCGAGCGGTTCATCCAGACCAGTGAGGCAATCGGCCAGCCCTACACGGTGCTTAGGGCCGGTGAGCGCGAGAGCTTTGCGGCCCCCTGA
- a CDS encoding sugar phosphate isomerase/epimerase family protein: protein MNNPLAFSTLGCPAWDLETLLHNAVAFGYDAIELRGYLDSMDLPTAAPFLPENRHETARRFTEAGLSVCCVSSSGVVAQGNLDHVKSHCELAQALGSPLVRIFGGRPESRELAITNLRAFGDAAQDAGVALVLETHDDFSTGETVAALLSEAAHPAVFSLWDLHHPFRQGEPASETHRLLAPTLRHIHIKDGIAGQGYTLLGDGDVPVFPMLELALDAGYTGAISLEWEKRWHPEIADPEIAFPQYSKGVREWLAAR, encoded by the coding sequence ATGAACAATCCGCTTGCGTTCTCCACCCTGGGCTGCCCAGCCTGGGACCTGGAGACACTCCTCCACAACGCTGTCGCATTCGGCTACGATGCCATCGAGCTCCGGGGCTATCTGGACAGCATGGACCTGCCCACTGCCGCTCCCTTTCTGCCCGAAAACCGCCACGAGACCGCGCGCCGCTTCACCGAGGCCGGCCTGAGTGTCTGCTGCGTGTCGTCGTCGGGGGTCGTGGCGCAGGGGAACCTCGATCATGTCAAGAGCCACTGCGAGCTGGCGCAGGCGCTGGGGAGCCCACTGGTGCGCATCTTTGGGGGCCGCCCGGAGAGCCGCGAGCTGGCAATTACCAACCTGCGTGCGTTCGGCGACGCCGCCCAAGACGCCGGTGTGGCGCTGGTGCTGGAGACCCACGACGACTTCTCCACGGGAGAGACCGTGGCCGCGCTTCTTTCTGAGGCGGCGCACCCGGCGGTCTTCTCCCTCTGGGACCTGCACCACCCGTTCCGGCAGGGCGAGCCCGCCAGCGAGACCCACCGCCTGCTGGCCCCGACCCTGCGGCATATCCACATCAAAGACGGCATCGCGGGCCAGGGCTACACGCTCCTAGGCGACGGTGACGTACCGGTCTTCCCGATGCTAGAGCTGGCGCTGGACGCGGGCTACACCGGGGCGATCTCGCTGGAGTGGGAGAAGCGCTGGCACCCGGAGATCGCGGACCCGGAGATTGCGTTTCCGCAGTACTCCAAAGGCGTCCGTGAGTGGCTGGCCGCCCGATGA
- a CDS encoding S41 family peptidase: MKRIPFVALAALALAPASLAQSSVSFPRYPALSPDGKTLVFSYQGDLWSAPTEGGAPARRLTSHPAYDGRPQFSPDGKEIAFQSLRYGRNEVFTMPATGGPARRLTNYAGGDTLQGWAAGGKKVLVGSVRELNRRGVSLYLVNDSDKPGRPKPLLGLTSVIGGQLSPDGTKLVFARGATDWPRIGYRGSANADIWTYDLATKEFKQLTEFDGQDLWPLWLPDSKGVVFVSERDGTYNLYKMSASGGKSTQLTKYVGDGVRFPSVSADGTRVAFEVGDRIETVSLTGGTAPKAVPLAVGADDKSNPIESLTLSSGASEVAPSSDGEQVAFAVRGDVFAAPATGGKAIRLTDAPQREGDVAWSPDGKTLVYAKDGDFYAITSTDPDEPKLSKSLKRTSTRLTTGGQPKSSPHFSPDGKKLAYIHGKGELVVADADGKNAKVVAKALNLQELNWSPDSKWLTYSAEDEEFNNEVFVIALAGGKPINVSRHPRNDYAPSFSPDGSKLVWMSERSERQFDIFWVYLKKEDDERTGEGWQRLKEKKKPAAPAVGGASPTSGGQGATVTVDADGIHERVRRLTNTPINETGPVVTSGGEGVTLVAFSAGPELQLATIADGAPASAPPRRLAAGGSALTWAKGTLFYLAQGGTIAAASPAGPGEARPVPFRAKLTYDKRELQKAVFEEAWEVLHQVFYDPNFHGADWNALREKYRPIAAAASDPMDFYDVIRLLMGHLNASHIGITPGIISDGGATPIPTGLLGVIWDESYTGPGLKIARTLKGSPAERAESRLVAGEIVTAIGGVTLDADSNPDELLADTVGEKLPLTVKGADGKDREVLIVPTSTQALSAILYDEWTASRQELTHKLSDGKLAYLHIQGMDKLSQDKFEGGLFAEGYGRDALLIDVRDNGGGSTADYLLTMLTQPRHAFTIGRDGAPGYPTDRLPYYPWRKPAGLLINENSYSNAEIFAHAFKQLDRGPIFGVPTFGAVISTGAASLQDGSTIRTPGRGWWRITDGVNEEHTAAEPDVRVTISPADELAGRDPQLEAAVKAMLGKAKPVKLPEPKPARLSTKK, from the coding sequence ATGAAACGTATCCCCTTTGTCGCGCTGGCGGCACTGGCGCTCGCTCCCGCGAGCCTTGCGCAGTCCAGCGTCTCCTTTCCCCGCTACCCGGCCCTCTCCCCCGACGGCAAGACACTGGTGTTTTCCTACCAAGGCGACCTCTGGAGCGCCCCGACCGAGGGTGGTGCCCCCGCGCGACGCCTGACCAGCCACCCGGCCTACGACGGGCGGCCTCAGTTCTCGCCCGATGGGAAAGAAATTGCGTTTCAGTCGCTCCGCTACGGCCGCAACGAGGTCTTCACCATGCCCGCAACCGGCGGACCCGCACGGCGCCTGACCAACTACGCCGGCGGCGACACCCTCCAGGGCTGGGCGGCAGGCGGCAAGAAGGTGCTGGTCGGCTCGGTGCGGGAGCTGAACCGACGTGGGGTCTCGCTCTACCTGGTCAACGACTCCGACAAGCCAGGGCGGCCCAAGCCACTCTTGGGGCTGACGAGTGTGATCGGTGGCCAGCTCTCGCCCGATGGCACGAAGCTGGTCTTCGCCCGTGGTGCCACCGACTGGCCGCGCATTGGCTACCGAGGGAGCGCCAACGCGGATATCTGGACCTACGACCTCGCGACCAAGGAGTTCAAGCAGCTCACGGAGTTCGACGGACAAGACCTCTGGCCGCTCTGGCTCCCCGATAGCAAGGGCGTTGTCTTTGTCTCGGAGCGGGACGGCACCTACAACCTCTACAAGATGAGCGCCTCGGGGGGCAAGTCTACCCAGCTCACGAAGTATGTTGGGGATGGTGTCCGCTTCCCCAGTGTCTCCGCCGACGGAACCCGAGTCGCCTTTGAGGTGGGGGACCGGATCGAGACCGTGAGCCTGACCGGAGGCACTGCGCCAAAGGCCGTGCCCCTCGCGGTGGGGGCCGATGACAAGAGCAACCCGATTGAGAGCCTGACCCTGAGCAGCGGGGCCAGCGAGGTCGCGCCCAGCAGCGATGGGGAGCAGGTGGCCTTTGCGGTGCGCGGCGATGTCTTTGCCGCTCCGGCTACCGGAGGCAAGGCGATCCGCCTGACCGATGCCCCCCAGCGTGAGGGCGATGTCGCCTGGTCCCCCGATGGCAAGACCTTGGTCTACGCGAAGGACGGGGACTTCTACGCCATCACGAGCACGGACCCCGATGAGCCCAAGCTAAGCAAGTCGCTCAAGCGGACGAGCACCCGGCTCACCACCGGGGGGCAGCCCAAGAGCAGCCCGCACTTCTCGCCCGATGGTAAGAAGCTGGCCTATATCCACGGTAAAGGCGAGCTGGTGGTCGCCGATGCCGATGGCAAGAACGCCAAGGTGGTGGCCAAGGCGCTCAATCTCCAGGAGCTAAACTGGTCGCCGGATAGCAAGTGGCTGACCTACTCCGCTGAGGACGAAGAGTTCAACAACGAGGTCTTTGTTATCGCGCTGGCCGGGGGCAAGCCGATCAATGTCAGCCGACACCCCCGCAATGACTATGCACCGTCGTTCTCCCCAGATGGCAGCAAGCTGGTCTGGATGAGCGAGCGCTCCGAGCGGCAGTTTGATATCTTCTGGGTCTACCTGAAGAAAGAGGACGACGAGCGCACGGGAGAGGGCTGGCAACGGCTAAAGGAGAAGAAAAAGCCCGCCGCCCCCGCAGTTGGGGGAGCTTCCCCCACGAGTGGGGGCCAGGGGGCGACAGTCACGGTGGACGCCGACGGGATCCATGAGCGGGTGCGCCGGCTGACCAACACCCCCATCAATGAGACCGGCCCAGTCGTCACCTCTGGCGGCGAGGGCGTGACTCTGGTCGCCTTCTCCGCTGGCCCCGAGCTCCAGCTCGCGACAATCGCTGATGGTGCGCCCGCCTCGGCTCCGCCCCGCCGCCTGGCCGCGGGGGGGAGCGCCCTGACCTGGGCAAAGGGGACACTATTCTACCTGGCGCAGGGGGGGACGATCGCCGCCGCCTCGCCGGCAGGGCCTGGAGAGGCACGCCCGGTACCGTTCCGCGCCAAGCTCACCTACGACAAGCGCGAGCTCCAGAAAGCGGTCTTTGAAGAGGCATGGGAGGTGCTCCACCAGGTCTTCTACGATCCCAACTTCCATGGTGCGGACTGGAACGCCCTGCGTGAGAAGTACCGCCCGATCGCCGCTGCGGCGTCGGACCCCATGGACTTCTACGACGTGATCCGCCTGCTCATGGGGCACCTGAACGCGTCGCACATTGGGATCACGCCGGGGATTATCTCCGACGGCGGCGCGACCCCGATTCCGACTGGACTGCTGGGAGTGATCTGGGACGAGAGCTACACCGGCCCGGGCCTCAAGATCGCACGGACTCTGAAGGGTAGCCCCGCCGAGCGTGCGGAGTCGCGGCTGGTCGCCGGTGAGATTGTCACCGCAATTGGTGGTGTCACGCTGGATGCCGACAGTAACCCCGATGAGCTCCTCGCCGACACCGTGGGGGAGAAACTCCCGCTGACCGTCAAGGGAGCCGATGGTAAGGATCGCGAGGTGCTGATCGTCCCGACATCGACACAGGCGCTGAGTGCGATTCTCTACGACGAGTGGACCGCGAGCCGCCAGGAGCTGACGCACAAGCTCAGCGACGGCAAGCTGGCCTACCTACATATCCAGGGGATGGACAAGCTCAGCCAGGACAAGTTCGAGGGCGGGCTCTTTGCGGAGGGCTACGGCCGCGATGCGCTCCTGATCGATGTGCGCGACAACGGCGGCGGCTCGACCGCGGACTACCTGCTGACGATGCTGACCCAGCCACGGCATGCCTTCACGATCGGCCGCGACGGTGCCCCGGGCTACCCGACCGACCGCTTGCCCTACTATCCCTGGCGCAAGCCGGCGGGCCTGCTGATCAATGAGAACAGCTACTCCAACGCCGAGATCTTTGCCCATGCCTTCAAGCAGCTCGACCGCGGCCCGATCTTCGGGGTTCCCACCTTCGGGGCCGTGATCTCCACAGGCGCTGCCTCGCTACAAGACGGCTCCACGATCCGCACCCCCGGCCGGGGCTGGTGGCGCATCACCGATGGAGTCAACGAGGAGCACACCGCCGCGGAGCCCGATGTGCGTGTGACGATCAGCCCCGCCGATGAGCTCGCGGGCCGCGATCCACAGCTAGAGGCCGCCGTGAAGGCGATGCTGGGCAAGGCAAAGCCGGTCAAGCTCCCCGAGCCCAAGCCGGCACGACTGAGCACCAAGAAGTAG